From Gottschalkiaceae bacterium SANA:
CCCCACTCCTGCCTGAATACTCAAGGCAACAGCAACTGCAATATTTTGATAATTGTGGCGTCCCTTTAGCGGAATTTCATCCAGACTCGCAATGAATAACGTTTCTCCTTTTTCACGATACACCACAGCATCATCCAAAAGAAAACAGCCTTCCTCTAACTCTTTTTCTATGGAAAAACCAATGACTTTGGCCTTTGATTGTTTCCCCTCAGCCACAAGTTCAGGGTCATCTTGGTTCACGACAATGATGTCGTCCTCAGCTGCATTCATCCAGAGCCGCTTCTTTGCCGCCTTATAGGCTTCATATCCACCATGCCACTCCAAATGATCGGGCCGCAGATTAATAATCGTAGATACTTTAGGTTGAAAACGCACACAGGACTCCAATTGAAAACTACTCAATTCCAAAACAAACCAGGTATCCTTCTCTGCATGAACTGCACAGGGTAAAATTCCAATACCGATATTCCCGGCTACACAGGTTTCTTTTCCCCCCTGCCGTAAGATTTCTCCGACCAAAGTTGTTGTGGTGGTCTTTCCATTTGTCCCCGTAATTCCGATAACCGGAAAATCAAAGTGACGCTGAAAAAATTCCACATCCGTCATAACCGGAATTTTAGCCCCAATCAAGCCTTGAATCAAAGGATGATCCATTCGGATACCCGGACTCTTGATTGCAAGTGTCAACCCCTCCGGAATCTGGTCGCCTGTCCAAACAGCGACAGAAGCTTCCTTGCCAAAACTAGACATCTGAATGTCATGATCATCGTAAACGACAACACGATAACCCATATGAACCAGGGCTTCTACATTGCCTTGCCCATTTTTCCCATATCCAATTACTGCTATCTTTTCCATGTCAACCCCCTACAGAGCCCAGTATCCAATAAGACCTGCTAAAACTGTAATCATTGAAAATCGAACAACAATTTGATTTTCCGTCATACCTCCCAATTCGAAATGATGATGAATTGGACTCATCCGAAAGACACGCTTGCCCCGTGTCTTGAATGAAATGACTTGAATAATCACAGATAATGCTTCTGCAAAATAAATGCAGCCGACAATGGGAATCCACCACTGCAATCCCGATAAAAGCGCCAATACAAAAACCGCACCTCCCAGTCCCAAGGAACCAAGATCCCCCATAAACACCCGGGCCGGATAACGATTAAAGGCCAAAAATCCAAGAAGGCTGCCCACGGAGGCGATGGTCATAATCCCCAACTCTGAACCAAGGTTCAATTTAAGGCCCAATACATAGAAGGACAAGAAAACAAGGATAGTAACGCTAGTTGAAAGCCCGTCCAAGCCATCTGTTAAATTCACGCTATTCACTGTAGCAAGACATACAAATACGGAAAATAGTACAAAGGATAAAAAGCCCATGTCCCAGATTCCGGTTATAAATGGTATTCTTACGGAAAAATCACCAATCGTTTTCGCATAAAGTAGTACAATGATCAATCCAACTGCGAATTGTAGTATTATTTTCTGTTTTGCAGTCAAACCAAGATTTTGCTTTTTGATCACCTTTTGATAATCATCAAAAAATCCAATAGCAGAAAATCCAAAGACCCCAAGAAACATTAAGATCCCTTCTACTCGTTGATGAAGTGCAGCCTCTATAAGCATAACGATTCCCATGGGAATCAAAAAGAAAAGGCCTCCCATGGTTGGGGTACCTGTCTTCTTCAAATGAGATTGTGGTCCATCTTCTCTAATATGTTGGCCAACTTTCAATCGAATCAGCCATGGTAACAAAAGCTTACCCGTTGCAAGCGCTCCGATTAGCGCAAAACTCCCTATGATCCATTCACTCATTTCCAATTTTACTCCTTCTCAAAATACGCTTGTACGATCTTTCGCTCATCCATTGGAATTTTTTTACTTCCAATAATTTGATATCGTTCATGTCCCTTTCCAAGGAGCAAAATCAAATCGTTTTTTTCAGCCAACCGCAATGCTTCTTCCACCGCTTTTGTTCGATCAGGTTGGCAGATATAATTCTGTTTTTCCGCTGAAATTCCCTCTTCAATTTGCGAGATAATAAAAAGTGGATCCTCAGTACGCATATTATCCGATGTAATCACAAGCAAATCACTGCCTTCCGAAGCAATTCGCCCCATAATCGGACGCTTGGTCTGATCCCTATCGCCACCGCATCCAAAGACTGTAATTACTCTCCCTTTTGTGATTGCACGTGCTGCTTGTATGACCTTGTCCACACCATCAGGGGAATGGGCGTAGTCAATAACCACGGAATAGTCTGCTGGTGTTTCAACCAATTCAAATCGTCCGCATATCCCTTTCACTTGTGGAATTGCCCTACAGATTGCATCAAAATCCATACCCTCATGATAGGCGATTGCCGCTGCAGCAAGTAAATTGTAAATGGCAAACTCTCCCAATAGCTTGGTTTCAACACGAGCACGTTGTCCATAAACAATCAAATCAAAAGATGAACCCCGAATGCCAAGTTCTAGATTTTCGGCACGCAGATTCCACTTGCCATGTAAACCAAAAGAACAAGCCTCCATTTTATACTCTTCAAACAGTTGAAGACCATATGGATCATCGCAATTAATAATACACTTCCCATCTGTTCGTTCAAATAATTTTTTCTTTTCTGAAAAATACTCTTCCATCGTATGATGAAAATCCAAATGATCCTGTGTCAAGTTTGTAAAGACCGCATGACGAAACCGGATGTCACCGACTCGTTCCAAGGCAAGAGAATGGGAAGAAACCTCCATCACACAACGTTTGGCTCCGGCATCAGCCATTTCTCGAAATGTATGTTGCAACTCAATTGCCTCAGGTGTCGTTACTGTTGTTATGGAAATTGGTAATTTCTTATCTCCCAAATGAATGCCCAAGGTGCCAATTACTCCGATTTTCGAATCCAGTTTTGCAAGAATTTGTTGGGCAAAATAGCTGGTAGATGTTTTTCCATTGGTGCCTGTAATTCCCACAACACCCAATTCACGAGAGGGATTTTGATAAAAATTTGCTGCAATTGTAGCCATGGCAATTCGTGAGTCCTCCACCATGATGGCTGTCGTTCCCTCTTGATAAGCCAGCATACATTCTTTCTCTGTCACAACCGCCGCAGCACCCCGCGCTATCGCTTCTCCGATATAGGCATGTCCGTCTACCTTAAAACCCGAAACAGCTATAAATAGCCCATCTGAAGTGATTGAGCGCGAATCGTATGTCAGCCCGCCAATTTCTTTGTCTAAACTCCCTATAGAATTTAGAATCGTCACTCTATGTAGTAGATCTTTTAGTCTCAAATTGATTCCTCCCACGCGCTAATCTGTTGTTACTATCATACTTCTACCCCTCAAAAAAATCAACTTTCCTTTTCCGGTTTTTCGATATGAATTTCTATATAAAAACGCTCATCCAACTCTGTTCCCGGCTGTGGATACTGAGCCGTTACAAAACTGCCTAATTCCCGATCTCCAATAAAGCGATAAGGAAGACCTTCTTTTTTACAGGTCTCAATCGCCTCTTCCTTTGTTAATCCAATTAGGTTGGGAGCTGATACGGCTTCCCACTCTTCCGTCTGCTGATACCCATTCTTATCCAATAAAAAAGCCAGCAAACGCGATGAAGCATAACCAGATGTGCTTCCACCACCCGTCAATTCCCCTTGCGGTTCATCAACAATGATCAAAACACTATATTTAGGAGCATCCATGGGTGCCGCAGCAATAAAAGATGCAATGACAGCGCCGTCTTCATAGCTGCCATTAATCAATTTTTGTGCCGTGCCCGTTTTCCCACCAATTTGATAGCCCTTAAGGTCTGCACGTTTCCCTGTACCCTCTTCAACAACTTTTCGAAGCATCCATCGCAATTCATCGGAGGTTTCTCTCGACACTGCTTGTCGGAGAATATTCGGGTCGAAGGATTCAACCACCTTGCCCTCATTATTCGCGATTTTAGTCACCAAATGGGGCTCAATCAAATACCCACCATTCAAAATAGCGTTAAAACCCGTCAATAATTGCAGGGGTGTCAACTGAAATCCCTGCCCAAAAGACATGGTGGCCAACTCTACAGCATTAATATCCTCTGACTTTGCATAAATCCCTGCCTGTTCACCGCGTAAGTCAACCCCAGTCAAACGATTCAAACCAAACTGATCAAGATAGCGATAGAAGGTGTCAACCCCGAGTCTTTGACCAACCTCTACAAAGACTTCATTGCATGAATTTGCCAATCCATCCGAAAAGCTCTCCGCTCCATGGGGATGTTCCCAGCTCCAGCAACGAATATCAGCACCTCGAATCTGTCTGACAAAACCATCACAATAGAAACCCTCTTTTTGATTCACGCGCGCTTCCTCAAGGGCTGCTGCAGCAACTAGGGTTTTAAAAGTGGAGCCCGGTTCATAGCTGTCCATAATATAGGGTGTTCGCCACAATTGATAGACTTCTTCGCTGATTTCAGACCACGGTTTTTCATTCCATTCTTCAATTTTTTCCGCGTTTAAATCTGATGGCGCTTCCGGGTTCCATAAGAATGTCGTAGGCGCATTTACATCATAGTTAGGAAATGCAGCAGCCGACAAAATCTCACCGCGGTTCACATCCATCACAAGAATCTGAACTTGTTTCGCTTGCGTTCGTTGCGCAATTGTTATTGCCTCATCTTCAGCCAACTCCTGCAATTCCATGTCCAAAGACGTGATTAAGTTTCGCCCATCTTCCG
This genomic window contains:
- the murD gene encoding UDP-N-acetylmuramoyl-L-alanine--D-glutamate ligase is translated as MEKIAVIGYGKNGQGNVEALVHMGYRVVVYDDHDIQMSSFGKEASVAVWTGDQIPEGLTLAIKSPGIRMDHPLIQGLIGAKIPVMTDVEFFQRHFDFPVIGITGTNGKTTTTTLVGEILRQGGKETCVAGNIGIGILPCAVHAEKDTWFVLELSSFQLESCVRFQPKVSTIINLRPDHLEWHGGYEAYKAAKKRLWMNAAEDDIIVVNQDDPELVAEGKQSKAKVIGFSIEKELEEGCFLLDDAVVYREKGETLFIASLDEIPLKGRHNYQNIAVAVALSIQAGVGIEAIQKTILSFQGISHRFEWLGKHGKRGFFNDSKGTNTEASVAAVQAVEGPKVLIGGGYDKGEVFGDFFEACRINQVHTVILMGQTASKMKAAAESAGISKILYASDLNEAVALSLKNSQEDDWILLSPACASWDQYKSYEERGEIFRQVVMKIEETD
- a CDS encoding UDP-N-acetylmuramoyl-L-alanyl-D-glutamate--2,6-diaminopimelate ligase, producing the protein MRLKDLLHRVTILNSIGSLDKEIGGLTYDSRSITSDGLFIAVSGFKVDGHAYIGEAIARGAAAVVTEKECMLAYQEGTTAIMVEDSRIAMATIAANFYQNPSRELGVVGITGTNGKTSTSYFAQQILAKLDSKIGVIGTLGIHLGDKKLPISITTVTTPEAIELQHTFREMADAGAKRCVMEVSSHSLALERVGDIRFRHAVFTNLTQDHLDFHHTMEEYFSEKKKLFERTDGKCIINCDDPYGLQLFEEYKMEACSFGLHGKWNLRAENLELGIRGSSFDLIVYGQRARVETKLLGEFAIYNLLAAAAIAYHEGMDFDAICRAIPQVKGICGRFELVETPADYSVVIDYAHSPDGVDKVIQAARAITKGRVITVFGCGGDRDQTKRPIMGRIASEGSDLLVITSDNMRTEDPLFIISQIEEGISAEKQNYICQPDRTKAVEEALRLAEKNDLILLLGKGHERYQIIGSKKIPMDERKIVQAYFEKE
- the mraY gene encoding phospho-N-acetylmuramoyl-pentapeptide-transferase; translation: MEMSEWIIGSFALIGALATGKLLLPWLIRLKVGQHIREDGPQSHLKKTGTPTMGGLFFLIPMGIVMLIEAALHQRVEGILMFLGVFGFSAIGFFDDYQKVIKKQNLGLTAKQKIILQFAVGLIIVLLYAKTIGDFSVRIPFITGIWDMGFLSFVLFSVFVCLATVNSVNLTDGLDGLSTSVTILVFLSFYVLGLKLNLGSELGIMTIASVGSLLGFLAFNRYPARVFMGDLGSLGLGGAVFVLALLSGLQWWIPIVGCIYFAEALSVIIQVISFKTRGKRVFRMSPIHHHFELGGMTENQIVVRFSMITVLAGLIGYWAL
- a CDS encoding stage V sporulation protein D, with amino-acid sequence MNKQRLKLNRRILVMALLIYGALFAVVAKLGQVQLIDSGDMTEKAYGQWTKDYWTQGERGEIYDRDGKVLAENIVSQTVIATPEMIEDKTTFATVFSELLKLDPLEVLNKLDTERSEVILREDLTLDEMQVLMSSDLSGIEIRKKNKRFYPYHEFAAHILGFTNYDGVGQYGLERYYNAYLTGTPGRVMKMTDAGNNNVLFNLDRSIQAEDGRNLITSLDMELQELAEDEAITIAQRTQAKQVQILVMDVNRGEILSAAAFPNYDVNAPTTFLWNPEAPSDLNAEKIEEWNEKPWSEISEEVYQLWRTPYIMDSYEPGSTFKTLVAAAALEEARVNQKEGFYCDGFVRQIRGADIRCWSWEHPHGAESFSDGLANSCNEVFVEVGQRLGVDTFYRYLDQFGLNRLTGVDLRGEQAGIYAKSEDINAVELATMSFGQGFQLTPLQLLTGFNAILNGGYLIEPHLVTKIANNEGKVVESFDPNILRQAVSRETSDELRWMLRKVVEEGTGKRADLKGYQIGGKTGTAQKLINGSYEDGAVIASFIAAAPMDAPKYSVLIIVDEPQGELTGGGSTSGYASSRLLAFLLDKNGYQQTEEWEAVSAPNLIGLTKEEAIETCKKEGLPYRFIGDRELGSFVTAQYPQPGTELDERFYIEIHIEKPEKES